The following is a genomic window from Thalassophryne amazonica chromosome 14, fThaAma1.1, whole genome shotgun sequence.
gatcttacaaatattacaacataaatataatttttgtTCATTATTCTTGCATTCAGTGTGTCTAAATCTGCAGAAAATGAGTTAAAATAAAGCctgccaagaatgttttagtggtataaaaccatATAGCTTTGGGGAAGCTATGAACCGCGATCGCATAATTCCTAGATAGAACCCTGACAGGAAGTATTGGGAAAAAAAAGTCATTGGCGTGCTGCGCTGCTTGATCTCCTTATTCATGCCGCGTTCATGTTGGAGGTAGAAAAACCATCATAGTAGAATTCCTGCTGCGGCAGACTGAAGGTGGGGCCGTGAggcagccaacccccccccccccaacttaaaaaaaattataattatcATTTTTTATGACAGTTTATGTACAAGCAGCTGTTACCTAAATGATCACTAGATCCAAACTTGCTAAATGATAGAAACTGAGTTCATTTTCACCTACATCTAAGTTCaaccttccccccccccccccccccccccccacacacacacacacacacacacacattaaagcaAAAGCAGCAGCTGCTTCCAACTTCAATCATGCCACAATCCCaggcatgtccagcaggtggcagatgtgTATATGGGATGTCAAGTGgacaaacaaacttttttttttttttttccttggttTTGTTTTAATTGGCCCGGTGCGTTGTAGTTCACCCAGTTTAACTGCTTCATCCTTGTATGTCATTTTAATTTGAAGACCTACAGAATGAGTTGTGTGAATGTCCTGGACAGGACGGGCTCATTGTCTGAGTGGGTCTTGGCCTTTGCCAAAGCTTAGGAATAAGAAACAGGTTCATGGCATGCTTACAGCTTTAAGGCATTCTTACAGCTTTAAACTCCCCCCCCAAGGTTGTACGTAACAAGCCAGTAGCTAAAGAAGCTCCCGGGAAGAGGAAGTGCAACTGCAGGCAGGAGATGAAGACGACCCAGCTGGGACCTGGTCGCTTCCAGATGACTCAGGAGATGGTGTGCGACGAGTGTCCCAACGTAAAGTAAGTCTCAGCCGTGCTTCAACACAACCGTGAACACGCTGAACGACAAAAACAACTAGGACGGGCTGGAATATGCCCAAACCCCTTCAAGTCTTCAGGACTGTAGtctctttaggttttctgtcccGATGTCTCAGTGAGACATGTCACTCTTATTTTGCAATGTCAGATTCACTGTGTAATTGCACTTAGTGTGGCCACTTACCAAAGAGAACGGCGTGTTCACCGTTGGTCGGTCTGAACCCGAACTGTCCGACGTTACACCCTGGAAGCACCACATGATGACCATCAGCGCCGTTTAGAGCAGCAGCACTGGAGTCAACGCTCAGTCAGTCTGTGACGTTGGTCCGTGTGACTTTCTCAGTGTTTGAATTTATTTGGGTTTCAGGCAACAAAACATTTTGATACATCAACTTGTGTAGACAAAAAagcttttatacaacccctggcaaaaattatggaatcaccggcctcggaggatgttcattcagttgtttaattttgtagaaaaaaagcagatcacagacatgacacaaaactaaagtaatttcaaatggcaactttctggctttaagaaacactgtaagaaatcaagaaaaaaagattgtggcagtcagtaacggttacttttttagaccaagcagaggaaaaaaatatggaatcactcaattctgaggaataaattatggaatcaccctgtaaattttcatccccaaaactaacacctgcatcaaatcagatctgctcgttgatattgaccctatgtgtctttttgcaaggaatgttttcacagtttttgctctatggcaagatgcattttcatcttaaatgatttcatcatccccaaacatcctttcaattgtccaaaatatcaacgtaaacttgtgcatttattgattatgtaatgacagccatctccccagtgcctttacctgacatgcagccccatatcatcaatgactgtggaaatttacatgttctcttcaggcagtcatctttataaatcccattggaacggcaccaaacaaaagttccagcatcatcaccttgcccaattcagattcgagattcatcactgaatatgactttcatccagtcatccacagtccacgattgcttttccttagcccattgtaaccttgtttttttctgtttaggtgttaatgatggctttcgtttagcttttctgtatgtaaatcccatttcctttaggcggtttcttacagttcggtgacagacgttgactccagtttcctcccattcgttcctcatttgttttgttgtgcatttttcgatttttgagacatattgctttttctgtcttgacgctttgatgtcttccttggtctaccagtatgtttgtctttaacaaccttcccatgttgtttgtatttggtccagagtttagacacagctgactgtgaataaccaacatcttttgcaacactgcgtgatgatttactcttttaagagtttgataatcctctcctttgtttcaattgacatctcttgtgttggagccatgattcatgtcagtccacttggtgcaacagctctccaaggtgtgatcactcctttttagatgcagactaacgagcagatctgatttgatgcaggtgttagttttggggatgaaaatttatagggtgattccataatttattcctcagaattgagtgattccatattttttttcctctgcttggtctaaaaaagtaaccgttactgactgccacaatctttttttcttgatttcttacagtgtttcttaaagccagaaagttgccatttgaaatgactttagttttgtgtcatgtctgtgatctgcttttttctacaaaattaaacaactgaatgaacatcctctgaggccggtgattccataatttttgccaggggttgtataaacaacATATTTATggctcttcccccccccccccccccccccactgcagaCTTGTGAATGAAGAAAGAACTTTAGAAGTAGAAATTGAGCAGGGGGTGAGAGATGAGATGGAGTACCCGTTCATCGGTGAAGGTAAGCTCACGTCTCTGTTCAACAAGTCCACTTTAATCTTCTGCCTTCTTATCGTCGATGTCATGACCACAGGGGAGCCGCACATCGATGGTGAACCTGGCGATCTCCGATTCCGGATCAAAGTGTTGAAGTATGAACATGTTTGTTAACGTTGGGGTCCAGGCCCAGAAGTGGGCACACTGCTGAAGATGTCTGTTTGTTTAGACATCCAGTGTTTGAGCGCCGAGGAGACGACTTGTACACGAATGTCACCATCTCCTTGGTGGAGGCGTTGGTCGGCTTTGAGATGGACATCGTACATTTGGACGGGCATAAGGTCCTTTACATTTTGTCTCCATAGAGTTGCTTTGATCTGTCCATCGTTTGTTCAATGCCTCCTTAAGTCTGATTTTTAAGAAGCACGATTGAACATTGACCCTGGTTGTGTGCGTGACAGGTTCACATCATGCGAGACAAGATCACCAAGCCCGGTGCCAGGATGTGGAAGAAAGGAGAAGGTCTTCCCAACTTCGACAACATCAACATTCGAGGTTCCCTCATCGTCACCTTTGACGTGGAGTTTCCTCAGACGCAGCTGGACGAGCAGCAGAAAGACGGTGAGCGCTTCatgaccaccacacacacacaaaaacactttaatcgccacaacacaaacacactgagCTGACTGCCGGCGATATGGAGACTGGAGCAGGACAGTGTTCAGACTGTGTGACACCTGGGGCCTGACTAGTCCCCCCCTACAGCAGGGTGTCCTGAGAGCATGCACGTtgtcttggtgaacatttggcagTTGGACTGTTGCTGGTCTCACGGTGACAGTGGTGATGGTTTCCTTTGTTGCAGGCATTCGGAATCTTCTGAAGCAGAAACCGGTGCAGGTGGTTTACAATGGACTACAAGGATACTGAGGGACCCCGGGCGGTCTGGACTGAGCTCTGTGCTGCACGGACACCTTCAGGGAAGGAGCCTGTGTGTCTGTGACTGTTCTCAGGACGGCTTTTTAATCTTCTAGGTTTTGTTTGATGGGTGTAAGTGGACGGGACACCATGTCCTTATAGTTGTCGTGCACATTACTTTGTCCtttgttaatttaaaaaaaaattaaattctttGATTCAGCGTGACGTGTTGCTGATGCAGCGGGGCTTCGGCCTGTTACCACAAACTGAGTGCGCCTGCCTACAGACCATGCCCGCTACTTTGCAGAGCAACGGTTAAGGCGAGCGACTTCAGCGCTGAGTCCGTCCCTTTTTAAACACAGAAGGCCATCACGTTTCCCCGATGTTGGATTTTTCGACCCGATGCTGGATCCGCCTCACATGTCCGTCACAGTAACTGTGAGACAGTGAAGGGACGCGTCCTCACCAGGAACTTGGGACAGTCTGTCCAatggtttgttgttttttttttttgttttgttttgtttttgtttttttgggtgaGCAGAGACCAGGAGGCGTGGCCTCCCCTGGTGGGTTGGTTGTAAATGCATAGAACACGTGTTGGTGGCTGAATGTGGTTACCGTGGTTACACTCAAAAATGGCAGTCACTCACGTCACTTGGCTATCTGACCACAAacacaaatgataaaaaaaaaggttGCAATGCACCTATGCTGTCACTAGGTGGCAGGATACAGTCACtttgatcttgaggattttgttccaaacagaaataaaagaaataccCTTCATCTCTGATGTCTTTACTCTTCTGTTGGTGGCAGAATAATTTAGTTTTGTCATAATTTGGTATAAAATTTAATTTCACATGTTGGGTCTGTGATGCTcaaaaacctgtgtgtgtgtgttttgaagcTGTTAACACTGGCTTTAGTCTGTGCTCTACTGCCCCCTGCAGGACTGAAGACAAAATATCCCATTGTGTCTGTGAACTGATGACTGTCGAACTGTTGAtcatcttcttttggctgctcccattagggggcgccacagcagatcaccaTCTCACCTTgttctctgtctcaccaaccacctgcatgtcctccctcagcacatccataaacctcctctttgtcctccctcttctcctcttgtctggtggctccatccttatttatcactgcggcgatgcatcaactcctcaagtaCGACTGAACTCGTAGTttcgatagtttaaactcagtgctcaaaactacactcgacatgactgcaccacctgtgttgaaaccgtgcCCTCccaaaacagtcaccttggttcaatgattatctgcgtgacctcaagcataaggctagaggtctagaatggagtatgaagtattccaccttgcgtggcgtgatgctatcttagactataaacatgcattactggttacaaagtggacctactactctgatttgatcaacaaaaacaagcataactcaaagttcttgttcgacacggtggcaacacttattcatggacaaccacctgaagttcgctctccttttacagcacaagatttcctggattactttgagaagaaaatagaagacatcaggttaaacatatcccagcatgccttaccccagccactacaccctgctattgaggtgggtgcctctactgaggtattacctagatttacagaatttgatagtatctcactagacatgctgacaaaactcgtcaacaaaaagcacaacctgtttatttgattctataccaacaaaactgtttaaggacctgtggtccactcttgggccaactgtactggaaattattaatctctcattaacttctggatctgttcctaaatgcttcagatctgcagtgattaaaccattacttaagaaacctaatcttgatcctagtgtaaatatcaaatctatcattttgctctaaaattctggaaaaagtggtgttacggcagctcgtggactatcttactgagaatctctttgagccactacagtctgcttttagaaaatatcattccacagagacggctctcactaaagtgaatgatcttctgcttacaatggattcagacaccactacgtttctgttgctgttagatctcagtactgcatttgatacagtggatcgtcATATtcaacttgataggctggaaaatcattttgggattactgggagtgcccttgcatggctgacgtcatacttgaccagtcgttctcactgtgttttatacagtaacactacctctaaccttagtgacatgaaatttggggttccacaggggtctgtcttaggccccctgcttttctccctttatatagcaccccttgggcacatattgcggcgttttgggattacctttcactgctatgcagatgatactcagttatacacgcc
Proteins encoded in this region:
- the dnajb11 gene encoding dnaJ homolog subfamily B member 11; the protein is MAVKRMNVCTVCCLLLSVVATVLAGRDFYKILGVSRSASIRDIKKAYRKLALQLHPDRNLDDPKAQDKFSDLGAAYEVLSDEEKRKQYDAYGEEGLKEGHHSSHNDIFSSFFGDFGFMFGGNRQQQDRNIPRGNDIILDLEVTLEEVYSGNFVEVVRNKPVAKEAPGKRKCNCRQEMKTTQLGPGRFQMTQEMVCDECPNVKLVNEERTLEVEIEQGVRDEMEYPFIGEGEPHIDGEPGDLRFRIKVLKHPVFERRGDDLYTNVTISLVEALVGFEMDIVHLDGHKVHIMRDKITKPGARMWKKGEGLPNFDNINIRGSLIVTFDVEFPQTQLDEQQKDGIRNLLKQKPVQVVYNGLQGY